In Lolium rigidum isolate FL_2022 chromosome 3, APGP_CSIRO_Lrig_0.1, whole genome shotgun sequence, the genomic window CCAGGTTGTCGGCTCGCCTAAACCCTAGTTAAGAACAAAGACCACCAAGAGATCAATCTAGAGCGGAGCAGACTATCTTGGCACCAGATCTCACGAGACAGCAGTCTGGAATTGTAGACGGATCCCTCCCCCCGATCAGAATCGGCGTTGGAGTCGAAAAAGCCCTAGTCGCCATGTCGCCAGAGGGCTAGGTCACGATGCGTGAGATAGATAGTTCCAGCTTGATCGATTAACAAGTGAAGACGTATTAGTTCACTTGTCTGGGGAATATACATCCATGATCTTATTGATTTGCACATATTTCACCGTCCCTACCATGGAAACCCTCGTGGACAAAGGGGCATGATGTACCGTATGTGTTGCACATCGCGCTGTCCTCTACGGAAACCGTACGTGATGCACTCAGTAGGCAACATGCAACATGTCAGGCCGCCGCTCGGGCTCCCCTTGCTCGCACAGGTGTCGGCGGCCATGGCGCCCAGAAGGGCGACGTCCCTTTGAGAGCAGTTGTCCGCGGAGGTTGCCAGCGTGGAGGCGGCTATTGCACGCCGCCGCGGCGAGGCAGCTGTGGCAGGGCGGCTGGTCAGGGACGGGGACGGGTGGATGGGGATTTGGgcaagagagagaggaggaaggagaggaaaTAGGAGAAATTAGTTGGGGGGTTTCGAGTTGGAGCCATACTACCTGGCAAGTGGGTCCCGTGTGTGCCATGTCAACAAATACCGCTAGGTCCTGGATCGAGTGACCGTATGTGAGCACGTTCCTCATCTTCGGTGACCCTAATTTGGTATTCTTCTAAGTGTACAGTGACCTGATCGAACCCGCTCGACAAGTTCAGGTACCCACTATGTATTTTACTCTAAGCTGAAACCCCCATGACCTCAATTTTCTTCTCGACCTCCCGTCACTTTGCTTCGCCACTGCTCCATCCCAGCGCCAGGACGGCTGGCCTCTCCTCCTCGAGAACAAATCTCAATTTAAGCAGATTGTGCACATCAGCACCAAAACTCGGTTTCTAGATTCTATCCAAATGCAGCATTCCGGTATGAAAATATCCAGAATCAAGTTCAGCAACACCAAAAGGACGTCATGCCCACCAGCAAAAGCATCTCGACAGCTCCGTTTTATGGACAAACCAGCGAAAATCAATACCTTACCTTCACAAGCTTAATGCTTTGTTGACGGTAAAGTTGTCAACACTTGATTTTAACTGGGTAAACTGAAACTAACATACTACAGTTAGAGGGTTCATCCAGGCATATTTACACATGATGAGTGCCACAGAATTCTTCAAAAGCGCAAAACGTTTGCATATATATTCCTGCCAAGAGTTTTAAGACTAGGCAAAAGGACAGCTGCGCAATTATCCTGGTGCTAGCAACAAAACAAAGCCTAAAATTTCTACGGGTACGACTGATGTCGGTTACTTTTGCGGTCAACAAGCATTCTTCGCTGCCTCACGGGCTTCCCTGTGACCACATTTCGAACATAAGCATTGTCAGAAATTTGTGTATAACTCCTATTCCAGAAGATTAATCATAACAAAAAAATGCACTAGGCTGGTCAAGACTAGGTGCTCTTTCCATGAGTAAACTGGTAGAACTGATGAGTTCAAAATATACAATTGCCTATCAAGAGAGGAAATAATCATCTGCCTTCTACAAGTAGGGAAATGCATGCCATGCTTCACATCATGAAAACATAGACCAGTTACCTTAAAGCTTTTGCAATTTCACCATTTGTAGGGTCAAGCTTCAAGCCATCTGCAAAAGCCTCACATGCTTTCTCATATTCCTATAAGTAGATACTAGCAGATGATCAATTCTATGGTCGTGTCCATGGATGCTTGAAAAAAAAAAGTCAATATGTTCTTGTTTACCTTCATTAACATAAAAGCTGCCCCCTGCCGATAACAGGCCTTTGGCCAATGAGGTCGTGCCGATCTGCACATAGTAGCATCGGAGAGAGCAGTTCTTCCATTCCCGGCGCGCAACCAGCAAAGACTCCTATTTGCCAACATGGTTGCAAAATCATCTGGACTGGGGTCAAATTCCATTGCCTACAATACACCAACCACACAAAACTTATAGCAGTAACTAAAACACTATACTAAGACAACAAATATACCGATGAGGATAACATTCAAATAATGTTATACTGATTGACATAGAGACTGCACATGAAACGAGCAACTGTATTGCATAAGCTGGTACATTTCAAAGTAGAAACTAGTACTGCGTTACATCAGCCCTTTGAACACAAACCGCTCAGCTATGTCATAATTACTAAGATAGAATGCCACTTATCGGATGAACAACATTACACACTGTCTACAAATGTATGTtatagtaaatataaataaaacaTCCCATTGAAACATGTCTCACGATAAATCGAATGAAGATACTAATTTGGTGCTGTAAAtgccaatcttattttcatatgtAAAGTTTGACTAAAATGTCTTACATTGTGGAGTGGAGGGAGCATCTAACAGCATATTACATATGTTaaaaatataagacgttttggtagGATAAAACAGCCAACCAAAATGTCATACATTTCGGAATGGAGTAGTACACTTTACCAAAAAAAGATGTATTATTAGCTTTCAACAAAAGTACAGTGTTGACTGAGGTCAATTGTTTAGAAGTATAGAAAACACCTGTCATTCATTCAGGCAATAAAGATGTGCCCCGGTGACTTACATTACTATACAAAATTGCTGCTGTAAAATATTCCCCTCTCTGAAAGGCCTCCTTAGCTTTCTGTTTTAGTCCAGTTCTTCTCTTTTCACACTTACATTTATCCTGAGCACAGAATATTTGTGGTTAGAACAAATATGTAGAACTAGCTTTTCATGAAAAATGTGCCAATTTGTAAGTTTCAGCCTATATAGCCTAATTAATCACTTAGTTACATACCAAGACATAATTGTGTTATTGACGTTTTGCAGGGCTTACCATAAATTCATAATAAAAACTATTGTCCGgagcaaaaaaaaaactgcagAAATTTGCACAATAGCATCCAAGATAACTTGTTGATTGTAGCACATTACTATTTGATCATAGGTAATACCCGAAGATTGAAATTTTCACAGCAGAGGTGAGAGGGGTCAAAAGTAAATTTGGCATGGCATACTTTGTTTGGACATTGAATTTTATGACAATCTCAAGTTAAAACCACTTCTTATCTGAATGACAGGCACAACTGAATGACAGGCAGAACTGCAGGATAATACAACTATAGGAGAATAGAAGGAAACACATACCCTTGGCTTCAAACCAAAGGATTTCACATGAGAAATGATTCCATCAATACTCCATTCCAGCAGCGTtggaattggagaagttgaagggaATAACATTTCAACCATGTCTCTTCTGCCCTTAGAAGCAGCAAATTCAATTGGTGTTACACCAAACTGCAAGAGTAACAGAAATGGTTGGTTTTATATTTAATCATCACACAATACAAATACTACATATACTTGTAAGACTTTGATCATTAATAACTAGGAATCAAAGTCTTAACATCTAAACAAATGGCTAGATGGACATCACAGAGAATCAAATACAAGGACAAGTGATGGGAGAGCCTCGTTCACCCTTCCAAACTAAATTTGCAAGACAAACATTACATTTTTCTTCAAATGTTGACAAAAGTTACGCCAAGTACTGTAACAGTAATAACCTAAAGGTTTGACTACTATGCTTGATTGgataaagttttgaaggtgatatTAACACGAAAACATGGAAGTGGAAAAGAGAAAACTTAGCGGATACAGgcattttgagattttttttactTGTAGAGAGGACTATGAGGAAGCAGGAGTTTTTCCACAATGCATAGTTTACTAGACAACAAACATTTTGATAAAATATTCTGCAATTTACAACGCAAGAGATTTAACCTACAACGTTTCAACATCATAAGTACTGATGTTATGACCGGGCTGGtctaccgccggagggggcccactGGCCCGGCCGGCCAGgcttagttaggggcttagcccaattagcagattagggtttcgcaGATTTCTATTATAAATACGAGTTGTAATCGACAAGATCAATCAAGCAATAAACATCTTTTGTTGCCGACTCCTCAAGGAGTCATAgttccaaaccctagccaccgcctcAGCCTTGCGCCGCCGGCTCGCCCAAGCCGCATGATGGCGCCCTGCCGCCAGCGCCCTCGCCTCCGCTCGCACACCACCCCTTCCTTCCCCTACAATCTCCGCCCTAGACCTGGTAGATACGCTGattctaccaatttggtatcagcCTCCTCGGCTACGGTCATGTCTTCGAGCCAAACCGCCGCCTCCATCGCCGCCACCTCCGCgacgccgccggccaccaccgccgccgccgcgttcgCCGCTGCCCTCCACGGGAGACGCGCCGGCCATGGCGGAGGCCACCGACGCCGCTCCCCTCCTCTAGCAGCAGGAGCTCTCGACGGCCATCCGCGACCTCGCCACCGCGGTGCAGGGCATCCGCCTGTACTTGATCGGCACACAGGGGATGACCTCGCCCTCCCTGCCGCCGCCCCTCACCGCCTACCCGGCTGCGCCGGCGGCTCCGTCCGCCCAGGGCGTGCCTGTGCCGCCCTCGGCctcaccgcctccgccgccgtggGCGTCGTGGCAGCCGGGTCCCAGCGCCAGCCCCGCCTCGCTGCCCCAGGGCGTCCCCATCCAGCGGGTGCAATTTCCGTCGTCGCCCTCCCGACTCCCGGCGTGGGTGACCGCGACGGAGCCCCCGCCCGTCTACTCGGCCGCACCGGCGCCTCCTCCCGTCTACACGGCCGCCGGGGATCCTCCGCGACCGTCCTTCCCGGACCTGACGTCCTCGCGCTTCACGGAGCCCTCCGCTGGTCGCGCGGAGTACCCCGTCCAGGGCGCCGCCAGCCTCGCTCCCCCACGCTACGCCAAGCTGGATTTCGCCACGTATGACGGCGTCGAGGACCCCCTCAACTGGCTCAACCAGTGCGAGCAGTTCTTCCGCGGACAGCGCACGCTTGCTTCGGACCGGACGTGGCTCGCCTCGTAccacctccgcggcgccgcccagACGTGGTACTACTCCCTGGAGCAGGACGAGGATGGCATGCCCCCATGGGACCGTTTCCGTGAGCTCTGCCTTCTCCGCTTCGGCCCCCGATCCGCGGCAGCCGCTTGGCGGAACTCGGGCGTTTGgccttcaccaccacggtgcaggacttcgccgaccgcttccagGCCCTCGCTTGCCATGCGCCCGGGGTGACGGGACAGCAGCGCGCCGAGCTCTTCATTGGCGGACTCCCTGACCAAATCCGTGTGGACGTGGAGCTCCAGGCCCCGCAGGACCTCCAGACGGCGATGCACTACGCGCGCGCTTATGAGCGTCGTGCCCAGGCGGTTCAGCAGGCACCCCTGTCCCGCGGCACCCGCACCCCTCGGCCTCCTCCTACGGCCGCGGCTGCCGCCGGCCCCGCCCCACCGGGACCGACAGGCGCCGCCCCCGCGGCGACTCGTACGTTCCGCCGCCTCACCCCGGCAGAGCAGCTCGAACGCCGCCGCCTTGGGCtctgcttcaactgcgacgaccACTACACGCCCGGCCACGTGTGCCCGCGCCTCTTCTACCTAGAGACCGTCGACGTGGAGGAGGGCGACCCGACGACCGGGACGGTGGCCACCACGTCCGAGCCGGCCGAGCCGACCGCGGCCGCCACGGCCTTCGTCGTCTCTCTCCACGCACTCGCCGGCATCCGCCACGAGCGGACGATGCTGCTACCGGTCACGATCCATGGCGAGACCCTGGTGGCGCTGCTGGACACGGGCTCCACGCACAACTTTCTTCCCGCCGCCACTATGCGCCGCCTCGCGCTACAGCCGACGGGCAGGGATCGCCTTCGCGTGACCGTGGCCAACGGTGACCGTCTTCACTGCCATGGGGTGGTCCAGGACGTACCCCTCACCGTTGGCGACGAGCACTTCATCATCACGTgcgccggcatcgacttgggctgcttcgACTTCATCCTTGGCGTCGACTTTCTGCGGACGCTCGGTCCCATCCTTTGGGACTTCGACGCCCTGACGATGACCTTCTGGCGCCAGGGTCGCCACATTCGCTGGGAGGGTCTCGGGGGCGCCGCCCCCGCACCGCAGCTTCAGCTCGTCTCCGGGGCCGACGACGCCGAGCACCCCCTCCTGACGCACCTCCTGCAGCAGCACGGCGACATCTTCGAGGAGCCACAGGCCCTGCCGCCCCCACGCGCGTGTGACCACCGTATCCACCTGCTTCCAGGGTCGGCGCCCGTGGCGGTGCGCCCATACCGCTACCCACAACTGCAGAAGGACGAGCTAGAGCGCCAGTGCGCGCTCATGCTGGCGGCGGGCATCATCAGGATCTCCACGTCCCCGTTCTCCGCGCCGGTGCTCTTGGTGCGCAAGTCGGATGGCacgtggcgcttctgcatcgactacCGCGCCCTCAACGCCCTCACACTCAAGGACAAGTTCCCGATCCCGGTAGTTGACGAGCTGTTCGACGAGCTCCACGGGGCGcggttcttcaccaagctcgacctcCGATCAGGCTACCATCAGGTGC contains:
- the LOC124703740 gene encoding hsp70-Hsp90 organizing protein 1-like, with the translated sequence MEFDPSPDDFATMLANRSLCWLRAGNGRTALSDATMCRSARPHWPKACYRQGAAFMLMKEYEKACEAFADGLKLDPTNGEIAKALREAREAAKNAC